Proteins encoded by one window of Actinocorallia herbida:
- a CDS encoding response regulator transcription factor, whose translation MNRILIAEDEARIASFLDKGLRRHGFVTTVVEDGLSAHELALSGQFDLLVLDLGLPGRDGLTVLRMLREARVTLPVVILTARGGVADTVTGLESGADDYLAKPFAFEELLARIRLRLRPERAPEATVLTVGDLALDLRTRRARAGGRTVELSSREFALAEFLCRHPDQVLTREQLLSHVWGFDFDPGSNVVDVYIRYLRRKLGAARIETIRGTGYRLRPLGPEAGA comes from the coding sequence GTGAACCGTATTCTGATAGCTGAGGATGAAGCTCGCATCGCTTCCTTTCTGGACAAGGGGCTCCGGCGGCACGGCTTCGTCACGACGGTCGTCGAGGACGGGCTGAGCGCCCACGAGCTGGCGCTCAGCGGACAGTTCGACCTGCTCGTCCTCGACCTCGGCCTGCCCGGCCGCGACGGGCTCACCGTGCTGCGGATGCTGAGGGAGGCACGGGTGACCCTGCCCGTCGTCATCCTCACCGCGCGGGGCGGCGTCGCCGACACCGTCACCGGGTTGGAGAGCGGCGCCGACGACTACCTCGCCAAGCCGTTCGCGTTCGAGGAACTGCTGGCCCGCATCCGGCTGCGGCTGCGGCCGGAACGCGCGCCCGAGGCGACCGTGCTGACCGTCGGGGATCTCGCCCTCGATCTGCGCACCCGCCGTGCTCGCGCGGGCGGCCGTACCGTGGAGCTCTCGAGCCGGGAGTTCGCTCTGGCGGAGTTCCTCTGCCGGCACCCCGACCAGGTCCTCACGCGTGAGCAGCTCCTCAGCCACGTGTGGGGCTTCGACTTCGATCCGGGCTCCAACGTCGTCGACGTCTACATCCGGTACCTGCGGCGCAAGCTGGGCGCGGCACGCATCGAGACGATCCGCGGCACCGGCTACCGGCTCCGCCCCCTGGGGCCGGAAGCGGGCGCGTAG
- a CDS encoding sortase domain-containing protein: MTVRRRVRRVLRIWAAVVWAVPLAGCVPMGGRAMEKGLAAPAVRSEAGAPTSAPKVGDPVRLRIPAVGLSTSLIPLRLDRRHQLIAPRRFDVAGWNRAGPEPGERGAAVIAGHVDSASGPAVFYRLADLTPGTRVYVDTDQGQTVSFTVHHLERHPKTDVPDSVYRPTAAPELRLITCGGTFDHTRGSYRDNVIVHAALTPR, from the coding sequence GTGACGGTGCGACGACGGGTACGACGGGTCCTGCGGATCTGGGCCGCGGTCGTCTGGGCGGTGCCGCTCGCCGGGTGCGTGCCGATGGGCGGCAGGGCCATGGAGAAGGGACTCGCGGCCCCTGCCGTGCGGTCCGAGGCCGGGGCGCCCACCTCCGCCCCGAAGGTCGGCGACCCGGTGCGGTTGCGCATCCCGGCGGTCGGCCTGTCGACCTCGCTGATCCCGCTGCGCCTGGACCGGCGGCACCAGCTCATCGCTCCCCGGCGCTTCGATGTCGCGGGGTGGAATCGCGCCGGCCCGGAACCCGGCGAGCGCGGCGCGGCGGTCATCGCCGGACACGTCGACTCCGCGTCCGGCCCTGCCGTCTTCTACCGGCTGGCCGACCTCACCCCCGGCACCCGCGTCTACGTCGACACCGACCAGGGCCAGACGGTCTCCTTCACCGTCCACCACCTGGAACGCCACCCTAAGACCGACGTCCCCGACTCCGTCTACCGCCCCACCGCAGCCCCCGAGCTCCGCCTCATCACCTGCGGCGGCACCTTCGACCACACCCGCGGCTCCTACCGCGACAACGTCATAGTCCACGCCGCCCTCACCCCCCGCTGA
- a CDS encoding sensor histidine kinase, whose amino-acid sequence MSAHSRIVAWVLLVVALALTVAGSATWSLLVNRLDARVAEELANEAEKLRTFAAKAGPVTDVRSLLYDYLSLTAPDRHETYVSVVNGKVDQFTGRPSDGELKIDDALIAKASGASEPETGWASSDLGKVRYLVMPVRVTGDERKAALVVAVFYDVQRSEVTDVMRSLALTSALAVGVAGAAAWLVAGRVLRPVRLVRTTAERISDSSDLSRRLDVPGDDDISALAGTFNRMLDRLERAFATQREFLDDAGHELRTPLTVVRGHLELMGEEDREETVALVLDELGRMNRIVDDLLLLARSEQPGFLTVGEVAVAELTVDVLAKVRTLADRTWRLDEVADTHVLADGQRLTQALVQFVANAVRHTRDGGRISVGSALRGPELELWVRDDGPGVPADQRDRIFRRFVHGAQTGTGLGLAIVARIAAAHGGRAEVRDAPGGGAVFLIGIPAYETGEPGEPYSDS is encoded by the coding sequence ATGAGCGCCCACTCCAGGATCGTCGCCTGGGTCCTGCTGGTCGTCGCGCTCGCCCTCACCGTCGCCGGATCGGCCACCTGGTCGCTGCTGGTGAACCGTCTCGACGCGCGGGTGGCCGAGGAACTGGCCAATGAGGCGGAGAAACTCCGTACCTTCGCGGCGAAGGCGGGGCCGGTCACCGATGTCCGAAGCCTGCTCTACGACTACCTCAGCCTGACCGCGCCGGACAGGCACGAGACGTACGTCAGCGTCGTCAACGGCAAGGTCGACCAGTTCACCGGCAGGCCGTCCGACGGCGAACTCAAGATCGACGACGCGCTCATCGCCAAGGCGAGCGGCGCGAGCGAGCCCGAGACCGGTTGGGCCTCCAGCGATCTCGGGAAAGTGCGCTACCTCGTGATGCCGGTACGCGTCACCGGCGACGAGCGTAAGGCGGCGCTCGTAGTGGCCGTCTTCTACGACGTGCAGCGCAGCGAGGTCACCGACGTGATGCGCTCCCTCGCGCTCACCTCCGCGCTCGCCGTCGGCGTGGCGGGCGCCGCCGCGTGGCTCGTCGCCGGGCGGGTACTCCGGCCCGTCCGGCTCGTCCGGACCACCGCCGAGCGGATCAGCGACTCCTCGGATCTGAGCCGCCGCCTCGACGTCCCCGGCGACGACGACATCTCCGCTCTCGCCGGGACGTTCAACCGCATGCTGGACAGGTTGGAGCGCGCTTTCGCCACCCAGCGGGAGTTCCTCGACGACGCCGGGCACGAACTGCGCACCCCCCTCACGGTCGTCCGCGGCCATCTGGAGCTGATGGGCGAGGAGGACCGGGAGGAGACCGTCGCGCTCGTCCTCGACGAACTCGGGCGGATGAACCGGATCGTCGACGACCTGCTGCTGCTCGCGCGCTCGGAGCAGCCGGGATTCCTCACCGTCGGCGAGGTCGCGGTCGCCGAACTGACCGTCGACGTGCTGGCCAAGGTGCGGACCCTGGCCGACCGGACCTGGCGGCTCGACGAGGTCGCCGACACCCATGTCCTCGCCGACGGCCAGCGGCTGACCCAGGCGCTCGTCCAGTTCGTCGCCAACGCGGTCCGGCACACCCGCGACGGCGGACGGATCTCCGTCGGGTCGGCCCTGCGCGGGCCGGAGCTGGAGCTGTGGGTCCGCGACGACGGCCCCGGTGTCCCCGCCGACCAGCGCGACCGGATCTTCCGGCGCTTCGTCCACGGCGCGCAGACCGGTACCGGCCTCGGGCTCGCCATCGTCGCCCGCATCGCCGCGGCGCACGGCGGCCGCGCCGAGGTCCGCGACGCGCCCGGCGGCGGAGCCGTCTTCCTGATCGGCATTCCGGCCTACGAGACGGGCGAGCCTGGTGAACCGTATTCTGATAGCTGA
- a CDS encoding VanZ family protein has product MSGETAKVTGTGRTWFGRSKPTETAPVAKPPAARSKAPGKKGRGIVRRILRFFTGVITLAALVVFCYWAYRFTLTPVPDPNGWAVGNGEPGKTLRFYLDRPSIKEAVHAIGGNLALLAPLGVMLPILFKSLRGPLRLTIVGAVLSFGIEIVQHFAVSGRTFDVDDIILNSVGVLLAYLLIGRRAARLVHGRKPTLTARILRRG; this is encoded by the coding sequence GTGAGCGGCGAGACAGCGAAGGTGACGGGCACGGGACGGACCTGGTTCGGCCGGTCCAAGCCCACGGAGACGGCCCCGGTGGCGAAGCCTCCGGCCGCGCGGAGCAAGGCGCCGGGCAAGAAGGGTCGCGGCATCGTGCGGCGGATCCTTCGATTCTTCACCGGAGTCATCACCTTGGCGGCTCTTGTGGTGTTCTGCTACTGGGCGTACCGGTTCACCCTGACGCCCGTCCCCGATCCGAACGGCTGGGCCGTCGGCAACGGCGAACCGGGCAAGACCCTGCGCTTCTACCTGGACCGGCCCAGCATCAAGGAGGCCGTCCACGCGATCGGCGGCAACCTGGCCCTGCTCGCGCCCCTCGGCGTCATGCTCCCGATCCTCTTCAAGTCGCTGCGCGGCCCCCTTCGCCTGACCATCGTCGGTGCCGTCCTCTCCTTCGGCATCGAGATAGTCCAGCACTTCGCCGTCAGCGGCCGCACCTTCGACGTCGACGACATCATCCTCAACTCGGTAGGCGTCCTCCTCGCCTACCTCCTCATCGGCCGCCGCGCCGCCCGCCTCGTCCACGGCCGCAAACCCACCCTGACCGCCCGCATCCTCCGCCGCGGGTGA
- a CDS encoding MFS transporter, protein MNRTLRVGRAATFAYFTLNGLLLGMWVVHIPAVQDRTGVGHAALGWLLLLLGAGAFVGMQMAGPLADRFGPRRAVPVSAVLCALGLALPALAGDAWGLGVGLLLFGFGNGCLDVTMNAHAVQVERGYGRPVMSAFHALFSVGGVLAALAGAAVLARGWAPGRTLPVVALAGVLIALACAPALLKTDPARSAVLPPPAEGAESALARPEAGSGHGTDLAAEPAGAGAEAVGGLAVKVGAGEKARRDPGPSRRVWALGGLALLLMLCEGVANDWSALHLRDVLGSSDGVAALAYGAFSTAMTAGRLCADRVAARFGTVFVLRWGSVLAAGGWMVVVLSPWAGLALLGWTVAGLGLSGCVPQLFSAAGHVDPAAAGANVSRVAGLGYLGMLAGPAIIGPLTNFVPLNVAFLLPALFCGAAVAAARIARPTPLPSASLRPA, encoded by the coding sequence ATGAACAGAACGCTCCGGGTCGGCAGGGCGGCGACCTTCGCCTATTTCACGCTCAACGGGTTGCTCCTCGGCATGTGGGTCGTGCACATTCCCGCGGTGCAGGACCGCACCGGGGTCGGGCACGCCGCGCTGGGCTGGCTGCTGCTGCTCCTCGGCGCGGGGGCGTTCGTCGGCATGCAGATGGCGGGGCCCCTGGCCGACAGATTCGGGCCACGCCGGGCGGTGCCCGTGAGCGCGGTGCTGTGCGCACTCGGTCTCGCCCTTCCGGCGCTCGCCGGAGACGCCTGGGGCCTCGGCGTCGGCCTGCTGCTGTTCGGCTTCGGCAACGGCTGCCTGGACGTCACGATGAACGCGCACGCGGTCCAGGTCGAACGGGGCTATGGCCGCCCGGTGATGTCGGCGTTCCACGCGCTGTTCTCGGTCGGCGGCGTCCTCGCCGCGCTCGCCGGCGCCGCCGTGCTCGCCCGGGGCTGGGCCCCGGGGCGGACGCTCCCGGTGGTCGCCCTGGCGGGGGTCCTGATCGCGCTGGCATGCGCACCCGCCCTTCTGAAGACCGATCCCGCCCGTTCGGCCGTCCTCCCGCCCCCTGCGGAAGGCGCCGAGTCGGCCCTGGCCCGGCCAGAAGCCGGCTCGGGCCACGGCACCGACCTCGCCGCCGAACCCGCCGGGGCCGGGGCCGAAGCGGTGGGCGGGCTTGCCGTGAAGGTGGGGGCCGGGGAGAAAGCGCGAAGGGATCCGGGGCCTTCGCGGCGGGTGTGGGCTTTGGGGGGACTCGCTCTGTTGCTCATGTTGTGCGAGGGGGTGGCGAACGACTGGAGCGCGCTGCATCTGCGGGATGTGCTCGGCTCCTCGGACGGGGTGGCCGCGCTTGCCTACGGCGCCTTCTCGACGGCGATGACGGCGGGGCGGCTGTGCGCCGACCGGGTCGCGGCCCGCTTCGGAACGGTGTTCGTGTTGCGGTGGGGGTCGGTCCTGGCCGCGGGAGGCTGGATGGTCGTGGTGCTCTCGCCCTGGGCGGGGCTCGCGCTGCTGGGCTGGACGGTGGCGGGCCTGGGGCTCTCGGGTTGTGTGCCGCAGCTGTTCAGCGCCGCGGGGCACGTCGATCCCGCCGCCGCGGGGGCCAACGTGTCCCGGGTCGCGGGGCTCGGCTACCTGGGCATGCTCGCCGGTCCCGCGATCATCGGTCCCCTGACGAACTTCGTCCCCCTGAACGTCGCGTTCCTCCTCCCGGCCCTGTTCTGCGGCGCGGCGGTGGCCGCGGCCCGGATCGCCCGTCCGACCCCGCTCCCGTCCGCCTCCCTCCGACCAGCCTGA
- a CDS encoding DUF2945 domain-containing protein, with the protein MTEFRKGDRVRWNSHGSTAEGTVLKKITSDTDEAGRTVRASPDEPQYLVRSEASGGTAVHRPEALRRA; encoded by the coding sequence ATGACCGAGTTCAGGAAGGGCGACCGCGTCAGGTGGAACTCCCACGGCTCCACCGCCGAAGGCACCGTCCTCAAGAAGATCACTTCCGACACCGACGAGGCGGGCCGGACCGTCCGCGCCTCCCCTGACGAGCCGCAGTACCTCGTGCGCAGCGAGGCTTCCGGCGGCACGGCCGTCCACCGACCCGAGGCGCTGCGCCGGGCCTAA
- the ligD gene encoding non-homologous end-joining DNA ligase, whose product MAFLELPVGDRIVKVTNPDKPYFPQAGLTKLDLVSYYLSVGEGILRALRERPTTLERWPGGVVEGAVMSTRADPSGGDAFYQKRVPKGAPDYVRTAKIDFPSGRSADEVRPTELAVVAWAANLGTITFHPWPVRAADVDHPDELRIDLDPQPGRDFSDTVRVAREGVLPLLDELGMTGFPKTSGGRGLHIYVRIEPRWSFTQVRRAALALGRELERRMPDTVTTKWWKEERGETVFVDYNQNARDRTIASAYSVRARPNAPVSAPLFWDELADADPADFTVKTMPARFAEVGDRHAAIDDAAFSLDSLLDMADRDEKDHGLGDMPYPPNYPKMPGEPKRVQPSKAKD is encoded by the coding sequence ATGGCCTTCCTCGAACTGCCGGTGGGCGACCGGATCGTCAAGGTAACCAACCCTGACAAGCCGTACTTTCCCCAGGCGGGGCTGACCAAGCTCGACCTCGTCTCCTACTACCTGTCGGTCGGCGAAGGCATCCTGCGCGCTCTGCGGGAACGCCCGACGACGCTGGAGCGCTGGCCAGGAGGGGTGGTGGAGGGCGCCGTCATGTCCACCCGGGCCGACCCGAGCGGGGGCGACGCGTTCTACCAGAAACGGGTCCCCAAAGGCGCGCCCGACTATGTTCGTACGGCGAAGATCGACTTCCCCTCGGGCCGTTCCGCCGACGAGGTGCGCCCGACGGAGCTCGCCGTCGTCGCCTGGGCGGCGAACCTCGGCACGATCACCTTCCACCCGTGGCCCGTGCGCGCGGCCGACGTCGACCACCCCGACGAGCTGCGGATCGACCTCGACCCGCAGCCCGGCCGCGACTTCTCCGACACCGTGCGGGTCGCGCGGGAGGGCGTGCTCCCCCTGCTGGACGAACTCGGCATGACCGGCTTCCCCAAGACGTCAGGGGGCAGGGGTCTGCACATCTATGTCCGGATCGAGCCGCGGTGGAGTTTCACCCAGGTCCGCCGGGCCGCGCTGGCGCTCGGCCGTGAGCTGGAGCGGCGGATGCCCGACACCGTGACGACGAAGTGGTGGAAGGAGGAGCGCGGCGAGACCGTCTTCGTCGACTACAACCAGAACGCCAGGGACCGGACGATCGCCTCGGCCTACAGTGTCCGGGCCCGTCCGAACGCGCCGGTCTCGGCGCCCCTCTTCTGGGACGAGCTGGCCGACGCCGACCCCGCCGACTTCACCGTGAAGACGATGCCCGCCCGGTTCGCCGAGGTCGGCGACAGGCACGCCGCGATAGACGACGCCGCCTTCTCCCTGGATTCCCTGCTGGACATGGCCGACCGCGACGAGAAGGACCATGGCCTCGGTGACATGCCCTATCCACCGAACTATCCGAAGATGCCCGGCGAGCCGAAGCGCGTCCAGCCGAGCAAGGCCAAGGATTAG
- the hemG gene encoding protoporphyrinogen oxidase has product MKSKHVVVVGGGISGLGAAWHLSRAGLRVTVLEGGPRVGGKLKVSELAGVPLDEGAESMLARRPEAVGLVTDLGLDDLLRHPGTASSAIYSHGGLKPFPAGQVMGVPSDLTALAQSGVLDAAGVARAALDLARRPTPRGGDLSVADYVGDRLGREVVDRLVEPLLGGVYAGRAELLSFEATLPQLAHASRGRRSLVQAAKAIQEAAPKDQGPVFATMRDGMGSLPVLLAEILVKNGVEIRTEAMAQELRRTPDGWRVVLGPKTAPVPVDADAVVLAVPAAPTARLLAAEAPAASAELAGIEYASMAIISLAYRASAFPERPRGSGYLVPPVENRQVKAVTFSSVKWPSLTEKDPDLVLVRASIGRFGEERTLQRSDGELKAAAMAELADTCAVGELPVDARITRWGGGLPQYNVGHLDRVARARSALAGHPRLAVCGAAYDGVGVPACLATAKAAAVRIIDQLREVQP; this is encoded by the coding sequence GTGAAGTCGAAGCATGTGGTGGTCGTCGGCGGCGGGATCTCGGGGCTGGGCGCGGCCTGGCACCTGAGCCGGGCGGGCCTGCGCGTGACGGTGCTGGAGGGCGGGCCCCGGGTCGGCGGGAAGCTCAAGGTCAGCGAGCTGGCCGGGGTACCGCTGGACGAGGGCGCGGAGTCGATGCTGGCGCGGCGGCCCGAAGCCGTCGGGCTGGTGACGGATCTGGGCCTGGACGATCTGCTGCGGCATCCGGGCACGGCGTCGTCGGCGATCTACAGCCACGGCGGCCTGAAGCCGTTCCCGGCGGGGCAGGTGATGGGGGTGCCGTCCGATCTGACGGCGCTCGCCCAGTCCGGTGTCCTCGACGCGGCGGGCGTCGCGCGGGCGGCCCTGGATCTCGCCCGCAGGCCGACGCCGCGCGGCGGTGACCTCTCGGTCGCCGACTACGTGGGCGACCGCCTCGGCCGCGAGGTCGTGGACAGGCTCGTCGAGCCCTTGCTGGGCGGCGTGTACGCGGGGCGGGCCGAGCTGCTGTCGTTCGAGGCGACGCTCCCGCAGCTCGCCCATGCCAGCAGAGGCCGGCGCTCTCTCGTCCAGGCCGCCAAGGCGATCCAGGAGGCGGCCCCGAAAGACCAGGGCCCCGTCTTCGCGACGATGCGGGACGGGATGGGCTCCCTGCCGGTCCTGCTCGCGGAGATCCTCGTCAAGAACGGGGTGGAGATCCGCACGGAGGCGATGGCGCAGGAGCTGCGCCGTACGCCCGACGGATGGCGGGTCGTGCTGGGCCCGAAGACGGCTCCCGTGCCGGTGGACGCCGACGCCGTCGTCCTCGCGGTTCCGGCGGCCCCCACGGCGCGGCTGCTGGCCGCGGAGGCGCCCGCCGCGTCGGCGGAGCTGGCGGGCATCGAGTACGCCAGCATGGCGATCATCAGTCTCGCCTACCGTGCCTCGGCCTTCCCCGAGCGGCCGCGAGGCTCGGGCTATCTCGTGCCGCCGGTGGAGAACCGCCAGGTGAAGGCGGTGACGTTCAGTTCGGTGAAGTGGCCGTCCCTCACCGAGAAGGACCCCGACCTGGTGCTGGTCCGCGCCTCGATCGGCAGGTTCGGCGAGGAGCGGACGCTCCAGCGCTCCGACGGGGAGCTGAAAGCCGCCGCGATGGCGGAGCTGGCCGACACCTGCGCGGTCGGCGAACTGCCCGTGGACGCCAGGATCACCCGGTGGGGGGGTGGTCTTCCGCAGTACAACGTGGGACATCTCGATCGTGTGGCGAGGGCCCGGAGCGCGCTGGCGGGGCACCCCCGGCTGGCCGTCTGCGGGGCGGCCTACGATGGGGTCGGCGTCCCAGCCTGCCTGGCCACCGCCAAGGCGGCGGCCGTCCGCATCATTGATCAGCTGAGGGAAGTGCAACCGTGA
- a CDS encoding DeoR/GlpR family DNA-binding transcription regulator: MAADGVMSERLSRIVEAVRASGEVSVIELALLTGASEMTIRRDLDVLSGRGVLTRFRGGARSLLLRGEEPPFGMREREGVETKRAIAAVVAGLIADGESVVVDSGTTCLEVARALEPRRLTIMPLSLHAANALTGAASIHLLLPGGEPRPAELALTGPLAEASLAALRFDTAVIGCCGISPTDGLTTHDLADAAVKRAAIASSRRVIAAAEATKFSRTALAHVAPITAFDAVVTDDTLPEDTGTALAAAGISVHRAPSPSP, encoded by the coding sequence ATGGCGGCAGACGGTGTGATGAGCGAGCGGCTGAGCCGGATCGTCGAGGCGGTCCGCGCCTCGGGCGAGGTCAGCGTGATCGAACTCGCCCTGCTCACAGGGGCTTCGGAGATGACGATCCGGCGCGACCTCGACGTGCTGTCGGGCCGCGGTGTCCTCACGCGGTTCCGAGGCGGTGCCCGCAGCCTGCTCCTGCGCGGTGAGGAGCCGCCCTTCGGCATGCGCGAGCGCGAGGGCGTCGAGACCAAGCGGGCGATCGCGGCCGTCGTCGCCGGGCTGATCGCCGATGGCGAGTCCGTCGTGGTCGACAGCGGCACCACATGCCTAGAGGTGGCCCGGGCGCTCGAGCCACGCCGCCTGACGATCATGCCGCTCTCCCTGCACGCGGCGAACGCGCTCACCGGGGCCGCTTCGATACACCTCCTGCTGCCCGGTGGCGAGCCGCGCCCCGCGGAACTGGCGCTCACAGGCCCGCTGGCCGAGGCCTCGCTCGCCGCCCTCCGTTTCGACACCGCGGTCATCGGCTGCTGCGGCATCTCCCCCACCGACGGCCTCACCACCCACGACCTCGCCGACGCAGCGGTCAAGCGCGCCGCCATCGCCTCCTCCCGGCGCGTCATCGCCGCGGCCGAAGCCACCAAGTTCAGCCGCACCGCCCTGGCCCATGTCGCCCCCATCACGGCCTTCGACGCCGTCGTCACCGACGACACCCTCCCCGAAGACACCGGCACGGCCCTCGCCGCCGCAGGCATCTCCGTCCACCGCGCCCCTTCCCCCTCTCCTTGA
- the hemE gene encoding uroporphyrinogen decarboxylase, which yields MPAEDPVFLRACRREPVSHTPVWFMRQAGRSLPEYLRVREGIPMLESCANPDLIIEITLQPVRRYAIDAAIFFSDIVVPLKAIGIDLDIKPGVGPVIADPIRDKDAVSRLRPLASDDVPYVTEAVKGLVAELGDIPLIGFAGAPFTLASYLIEGGPSKNHDRTKALMYGEPDIWQSLMSALTEITIGFLRTQVAAGARAVQLFDSWVGAVAPEDYTRYVMPYSEQIFAAMADVPRIHFGVGTGELLGLMGEAGADVVGVDWRVPLDDAARRVGPGKALQGNLDPSILLAPWEVVEPRARQVLAQGRVAEGHIFNLGHGVLPNTNPDQLARLADLVHEVSAR from the coding sequence ATGCCCGCTGAAGACCCGGTGTTCCTCCGTGCCTGCCGCCGCGAGCCCGTCTCCCACACGCCCGTGTGGTTCATGCGCCAGGCCGGGCGTTCCCTCCCCGAGTACCTGCGGGTACGCGAGGGGATCCCGATGCTGGAGTCCTGCGCGAATCCCGATCTGATCATCGAGATCACGCTCCAGCCGGTCCGCAGGTACGCGATCGACGCCGCGATCTTCTTCAGCGACATCGTCGTACCGCTGAAGGCGATCGGCATCGACCTCGACATCAAGCCGGGCGTCGGCCCCGTGATCGCCGACCCGATCCGCGACAAGGACGCCGTCTCCCGGCTCCGCCCGCTCGCCTCCGACGACGTCCCCTACGTCACCGAGGCGGTCAAGGGCCTGGTGGCCGAGCTGGGCGACATCCCTCTGATCGGCTTCGCGGGTGCCCCCTTCACCCTCGCCTCCTACCTCATCGAGGGCGGGCCGTCGAAGAACCATGACCGCACCAAGGCGCTCATGTACGGCGAGCCCGACATCTGGCAGTCGCTGATGAGCGCCCTCACCGAGATCACCATCGGCTTCCTGCGTACCCAGGTGGCCGCAGGCGCCCGGGCCGTCCAGCTCTTCGACAGCTGGGTCGGCGCCGTCGCACCCGAGGACTACACGCGCTACGTGATGCCCTACAGCGAGCAGATCTTCGCCGCGATGGCGGACGTCCCGCGCATCCACTTCGGCGTCGGGACGGGTGAGCTGCTCGGCCTGATGGGCGAGGCGGGCGCGGACGTCGTCGGCGTCGACTGGCGCGTCCCGCTGGACGACGCCGCGCGGCGCGTCGGTCCGGGCAAGGCGCTCCAGGGCAACCTCGACCCCTCGATCCTGCTCGCCCCGTGGGAGGTCGTCGAGCCGCGGGCCCGCCAGGTGCTGGCGCAGGGCCGCGTCGCCGAGGGTCACATCTTCAACCTGGGCCACGGCGTGCTGCCGAACACGAACCCCGACCAGCTCGCCCGCCTGGCCGACCTCGTCCATGAGGTCTCCGCGCGCTGA
- the hemQ gene encoding hydrogen peroxide-dependent heme synthase, translated as MWSVFKANGLPEGDRSAVATEVQDLLDGYAAKDVTTRGLYDVAGLRADADYMFWWHAESSDDLQEVYHRFGRTELGRNSTPVWSNMALHRPAEFNKSHIPAFLAEEEARAYVCVYPFVRSYEWYLLPDAERRQMLAEHGKMARGYPDVRANTVSSFALGDYEWMLAFEGDELYRIVDLMRHLRASETRRHVREEIPFYTGRRKSVTELVTELP; from the coding sequence ATGTGGTCGGTGTTCAAGGCGAACGGCCTGCCCGAGGGAGACCGCAGCGCGGTCGCGACCGAGGTCCAGGACCTCCTCGACGGCTATGCGGCCAAGGACGTCACGACGCGCGGCCTGTACGACGTGGCGGGCCTGCGCGCCGACGCCGACTACATGTTCTGGTGGCACGCCGAGAGCAGCGACGACCTCCAGGAGGTCTACCACCGTTTCGGCCGCACCGAACTGGGCCGCAACTCCACCCCGGTGTGGTCGAACATGGCGCTGCACCGTCCGGCGGAGTTCAACAAGAGCCACATCCCGGCGTTCCTCGCCGAGGAGGAGGCCCGCGCCTACGTCTGCGTGTACCCGTTCGTCCGCTCGTACGAGTGGTATCTCCTGCCCGACGCCGAGCGCCGCCAGATGCTCGCCGAGCACGGCAAGATGGCCCGCGGCTATCCCGACGTCCGCGCGAACACGGTCTCCAGCTTCGCCCTCGGCGACTACGAGTGGATGCTCGCCTTCGAGGGCGATGAGCTGTACCGCATCGTCGACCTGATGCGTCACCTGCGCGCCTCGGAGACCCGTCGCCACGTCCGCGAGGAGATCCCGTTCTACACGGGCCGCCGCAAGTCCGTCACCGAACTCGTGACCGAGCTGCCTTAA
- the msrB gene encoding peptide-methionine (R)-S-oxide reductase MsrB codes for MEKVHKTETEWRAILDPEEFRVLRQAGTERPYVGEYTDTKTVGVYHCRACGAELFRSETKFDSHCGWPSFYAPTDSDAVILREDDTLGMRRVEVLCAACDSHLGHVFHGEGYGTPTDDRFCINSVSLRLEEA; via the coding sequence ATGGAGAAAGTCCACAAGACCGAGACCGAGTGGCGGGCGATCCTCGACCCCGAGGAGTTCCGCGTCCTCCGCCAGGCGGGGACCGAGCGCCCCTACGTCGGCGAGTACACCGACACCAAGACCGTCGGCGTGTACCACTGTCGCGCCTGCGGGGCCGAGCTGTTCCGCTCGGAGACCAAGTTCGACAGCCACTGCGGCTGGCCGTCCTTCTACGCCCCGACCGACTCCGACGCGGTGATCCTGCGCGAGGACGACACCCTCGGCATGCGCCGCGTGGAAGTGCTGTGCGCGGCGTGTGATTCGCATCTCGGCCACGTCTTCCACGGCGAGGGCTACGGGACGCCCACGGACGACCGGTTCTGCATAAACAGCGTCTCGCTCCGCCTCGAAGAGGCCTGA